Proteins encoded by one window of Nitrospiraceae bacterium:
- the rplA gene encoding 50S ribosomal protein L1: MAKKITAAREKVEREKEYSLEEAIGIVKDAKFTKFDEGVDIAINLGIDAKKTDQMIRGAVVLPHGTGKKVKVLVFAKGEKEKEARDAGADFVGAEDFVDKVQKGWLDFDKVVATPEIMGLVGKLGKVLGPRGLMPNPKLGTVTFDVGKAVKELKSGKVEYKTEKAGIIHVSIGKVSFDKQKLVENATVIIDSIVKSKPATSKGKYLKKISVSSTMGPGLKIDVGSMTVK, translated from the coding sequence ATGGCTAAAAAAATAACAGCGGCTAGAGAAAAAGTAGAAAGAGAAAAAGAATACTCTCTTGAAGAGGCAATTGGCATTGTAAAAGATGCTAAATTTACCAAATTTGACGAGGGTGTTGATATTGCAATAAATCTGGGAATTGATGCAAAAAAGACTGACCAGATGATAAGAGGCGCAGTTGTGCTTCCGCACGGCACAGGGAAGAAAGTAAAGGTTCTTGTGTTTGCAAAGGGAGAAAAAGAAAAAGAGGCAAGAGATGCAGGCGCAGATTTTGTCGGAGCTGAGGATTTTGTTGATAAGGTTCAGAAGGGATGGCTTGATTTTGACAAGGTGGTTGCCACTCCTGAGATAATGGGGCTTGTTGGAAAACTTGGAAAGGTTTTAGGACCAAGAGGCCTGATGCCAAACCCAAAGCTTGGCACTGTTACATTCGATGTTGGAAAGGCCGTAAAAGAGCTCAAATCAGGCAAGGTTGAATACAAGACTGAGAAGGCCGGAATAATACATGTTTCTATTGGAAAGGTATCATTCGACAAGCAAAAGCTTGTAGAGAATGCAACGGTCATTATTGATTCTATTGTTAAGTCCAAGCCTGCAACAAGCAAGGGTAAATATCTCAAAAAGATATCTGTCTCATCTACAATGGGGCCTGGCTTAAAGATAGATGTTGGAAGCATGACAGTAAAGTAG
- the rplK gene encoding 50S ribosomal protein L11, with product MAKKDVSALVKLQISAGKANPAPPVGPALGPHGINIMEFCKQFNAQTQALGDTIIPVVLTIYSDRSFTFITKTPPASELIKKAAGIIKGSGVPNKDKVGKLTSAQVLDIARTKLPDLNASSLEQAAKIIRGTARSMGVDVTD from the coding sequence ATGGCTAAGAAAGATGTAAGTGCGCTGGTAAAGCTTCAGATATCAGCAGGAAAAGCAAATCCTGCTCCGCCTGTAGGTCCGGCGCTTGGTCCGCATGGTATCAATATTATGGAGTTTTGCAAACAATTTAATGCGCAGACACAGGCATTGGGTGATACTATTATTCCTGTCGTTCTCACAATATATTCAGACAGGTCATTCACCTTTATAACAAAAACTCCGCCTGCATCTGAACTTATTAAGAAGGCAGCAGGCATTATTAAAGGTTCAGGTGTTCCAAATAAGGATAAGGTTGGCAAATTGACTTCTGCACAGGTCTTGGATATAGCCCGCACAAAACTACCTGACCTCAATGCAAGCTCCCTTGAGCAGGCAGCAAAGATTATACGCGGCACTGCAAGAAGCATGGGAGTGGATGTCACTGATTAA
- the rplJ gene encoding 50S ribosomal protein L10 translates to MTRSLGKEEKLKRAEKANLIADLKDKFSKAKAVVFTDYKGLTVAELFEFRKNLRGADIEYKVVKNTLAKSAASTTSISPANDLFKGTVGVAIGYSDPVQVAKRVLEYSKKNEKLKISGGVVEGMFCNVQEIKSLAALPPREILLSMLAGVLQAPLSKMAGTLNATIATFAYAAEALKNKKSN, encoded by the coding sequence TTGACTCGGTCTCTGGGAAAGGAGGAGAAACTGAAAAGGGCAGAAAAAGCAAACCTTATAGCAGATCTCAAAGATAAATTCAGCAAGGCAAAGGCGGTTGTATTCACTGATTATAAAGGCCTTACTGTAGCTGAACTCTTTGAATTCAGGAAGAACCTGCGCGGTGCAGACATAGAGTATAAAGTTGTCAAGAATACTCTTGCAAAATCAGCTGCGAGCACTACGTCTATCTCTCCGGCAAATGATTTGTTTAAGGGTACTGTAGGTGTTGCAATCGGTTATTCAGATCCTGTTCAGGTTGCAAAGAGAGTCCTCGAGTACTCCAAAAAAAATGAGAAGCTTAAGATAAGCGGTGGAGTGGTCGAAGGGATGTTCTGCAATGTGCAGGAGATAAAGTCGTTAGCAGCGCTGCCGCCAAGAGAGATTCTGTTGAGTATGCTTGCCGGAGTTCTTCAAGCGCCGCTAAGCAAGATGGCCGGCACCCTAAATGCTACAATTGCAACATTTGCTTATGCAGCTGAAGCATTAAAGAACAAAAAAAGCAATTAG
- the rplL gene encoding 50S ribosomal protein L7/L12, whose product MAGVTREQVFEFFDNMTVLDMSKFIKEFEERYGVTAAAPVAMAAAPAAGGAAPAAEEKSSFDVILSSAGDKKIQVIKVVRELTGLGLKEAKDVVEGAPKAIKTGVSKEEAESMKAKLEEQGAKIDIK is encoded by the coding sequence ATGGCAGGAGTAACAAGAGAACAGGTTTTCGAGTTTTTCGATAATATGACAGTATTAGACATGTCAAAGTTTATAAAGGAATTTGAAGAGAGATATGGAGTTACAGCAGCAGCGCCAGTTGCAATGGCAGCAGCGCCGGCAGCTGGAGGAGCAGCACCGGCAGCGGAAGAGAAATCAAGCTTTGATGTAATTCTCTCTTCAGCAGGAGACAAGAAGATTCAGGTGATTAAAGTTGTTAGAGAACTTACAGGTCTCGGTCTTAAAGAAGCAAAGGATGTCGTTGAGGGTGCACCTAAGGCAATTAAGACAGGTGTATCTAAGGAAGAAGCAGAGTCTATGAAGGCAAAGCTCGAAGAACAGGGCGCAAAAATAGACATAAAATAA
- a CDS encoding Mut7-C RNAse domain-containing protein, translating into MKFIADSMLGRLAKWLRLIGFDVFYFSDIDDNTLLRISKQENRIILTRDTHFLKRRNFSNYLFIKSNNTKDQFSEVLNVYGFADLGSSRCVKCNGILIVVNDKDSIRAEIPEHIYVECNKFQRCDICSSIYWEGSHIKRFRETALSLIKKNK; encoded by the coding sequence ATGAAGTTTATAGCTGATTCAATGCTGGGCCGTCTTGCAAAATGGCTGAGGCTTATAGGCTTTGATGTATTTTACTTCTCTGACATTGATGACAATACTCTGCTAAGAATTTCAAAACAAGAAAACAGGATAATTCTCACAAGAGACACACATTTTTTAAAAAGAAGGAACTTTAGCAATTATCTTTTTATCAAATCTAACAACACAAAAGATCAGTTTTCAGAGGTGCTTAATGTTTACGGATTTGCAGATTTGGGGTCCTCAAGATGTGTCAAGTGCAATGGAATTCTAATTGTAGTTAATGATAAAGACAGCATAAGAGCAGAAATCCCTGAGCACATATATGTTGAGTGCAATAAATTTCAGAGATGCGATATTTGCAGCAGTATATACTGGGAAGGCTCGCATATCAAGAGGTTCAGGGAAACAGCGCTGAGCCTTATTAAAAAAAATAAGTAA
- the rpoB gene encoding DNA-directed RNA polymerase subunit beta, which translates to MARVLRERLNFGKVPPFLEVPNLIEIQKSSFEKFLQKDVQPEKRENFGLQSALMNVFPIVDYNETATLDFLYYMLKEPKFNVRDCLQKGVTHSAPLKIKVKLNLYEIPEGSKNKRLRESREQEVYIGEIPLMTDTGTFVINGTERVIVSQLHRSPGVFFSHDKGKTHVSGKVLYSARVIPSRGSWLDFEFDTKDILYVRIDRRKRLPATIVLKALGYKNEDLLKIFYPIETIKLAKGSFTRLVSETLAGIKSTQNIIVPKTKELIVKEGSKITKAAIKKMEASNIKEIPIAQNEIVERVTLTDIVDPDTGEIILEGNEVITEDIFKKILAAKIETLSLLFIDNVNYLPSLRDTLLTDKINTQEEGLVEVYRKLRPGEPPTVNAARELFSGLFFDPKRYDLSPVGRLKLNKRLDLDVPLETRVLTDKDIIEIVRYLLSLRTGKGEVDDIDHLGNRRIRGVGELLENQFRIGLVRMERTIKEKMSLAELDKAMPHDLINAKPVMAAVKEFFGTSQLSQFMDQTNPLSEITHKRRLSALGPGGLTRERAGFEVRDVHPTHYGRICPVETPEGPNIGLITSLASYARVNDFGFIEVPYRKVVNGKVTGQVDLLSAIDGEKYIIAEATTHLDKDGKIVGETVSARVGGDFRMVTPQEVHYMDVSPKQIVGVSAALVPFLENDDANRALMGSNMQRQAVPLLCSEAPIVGTGMEHVAARDSGALVLAKRAGIIESIDATRIVVKSMVEGGGVDIYNLIKFQRSNQATCINQKPVVNVGDKVGKGDVLADGPCTDRGELALGKNILVAFMPWGGYNFEDAILISERIVKEDVFTSVHIEEFEVEARETKLGPEEITRDIPNVGEEALKDLDDSGIIRIGAEVKPGDMLVGKVTPKGETQLTPEEKLLRAIFGEKAEDVKENCLYVPPGIEGTIVDARVFSKKGSEKDVRAKSIEDDDILRLQRDLEEEVRIAKEDKAKRIRELLIDQKVMEDVKDSKTKEVICHKGKKLTDSQLERVKNEHLMNIKIADSDVIDKIRAVDEETTQHIHYLESRYDQSVDRVKRGDELQPGVSKVVKVYIAMKRKLQIGDKMAGRHGNKGVVSMVMPEEDMPYLPDGTPVDVVLNPLGVPSRMNVGQVLETHLGWAAKALGLHVATPVFEGANENEIKELLKKANLPSTGQIMLSDGRTGEPFDRPVTVGQMYMLKLHHLVDDKMHARSIGPYSLVTQQPLGGKAQFGGQRLGEMEVWALEAYGAAYTLQEFLTVKSDDVTGRTRMYEAIVKGDATLEPGVPESFHVLIKELQSLALDVELLERKEKVD; encoded by the coding sequence ATGGCAAGGGTTCTTAGAGAAAGGCTAAATTTTGGGAAGGTTCCTCCTTTTCTGGAAGTACCAAACCTGATAGAGATACAGAAGAGCTCATTCGAGAAATTTTTGCAAAAGGATGTACAGCCAGAGAAGAGGGAAAATTTCGGGTTGCAGTCAGCTCTCATGAATGTTTTCCCTATTGTTGATTACAATGAGACAGCGACACTTGATTTTCTTTACTACATGTTAAAAGAGCCCAAGTTCAATGTAAGGGACTGTCTTCAAAAGGGAGTAACACATTCTGCTCCGCTTAAGATAAAGGTAAAACTCAATCTATATGAGATACCTGAGGGGAGCAAGAACAAAAGACTCAGGGAATCAAGAGAGCAGGAGGTATACATCGGCGAAATACCGCTGATGACAGACACAGGCACGTTTGTTATTAATGGTACAGAGCGTGTAATCGTCAGTCAGCTTCATCGTTCTCCGGGAGTATTCTTCAGCCATGATAAGGGCAAAACCCATGTCAGCGGCAAGGTTCTTTATTCAGCCCGTGTAATTCCATCAAGGGGTTCATGGCTGGATTTTGAATTTGATACAAAAGACATTCTTTATGTCAGGATTGACAGGAGAAAGAGACTGCCGGCAACTATAGTGTTGAAGGCTCTTGGATACAAGAATGAAGATTTGCTTAAGATTTTCTATCCTATCGAGACGATAAAGCTTGCTAAAGGCAGCTTCACGAGATTGGTTAGTGAAACCCTTGCTGGTATTAAATCTACTCAGAATATTATTGTTCCAAAAACAAAGGAATTGATAGTAAAAGAAGGAAGCAAAATCACAAAAGCCGCCATCAAGAAAATGGAGGCTTCAAATATAAAAGAGATCCCTATAGCTCAGAACGAGATAGTAGAAAGAGTTACCCTCACTGATATTGTTGACCCTGATACGGGTGAGATAATACTGGAAGGCAATGAGGTCATAACCGAGGATATATTCAAAAAAATACTTGCTGCAAAAATTGAGACTTTGTCTCTTCTGTTTATTGATAATGTAAATTATCTACCTTCACTAAGAGATACACTTCTCACAGATAAAATTAATACTCAGGAAGAGGGATTGGTAGAGGTTTACAGAAAACTTAGGCCAGGAGAGCCCCCTACAGTAAATGCTGCCAGAGAATTGTTTAGCGGTCTTTTCTTTGATCCAAAGAGATACGACCTTTCTCCGGTTGGAAGACTTAAACTCAACAAAAGACTTGATCTTGATGTGCCGCTTGAAACACGAGTGCTCACAGATAAGGATATTATCGAAATTGTTCGTTATCTGCTTTCATTAAGAACAGGTAAGGGCGAGGTTGATGACATAGATCATCTTGGTAACAGAAGAATAAGAGGAGTAGGCGAGCTTCTTGAGAATCAGTTCAGAATCGGACTTGTAAGAATGGAAAGAACGATTAAAGAGAAGATGTCGCTTGCTGAACTTGATAAGGCAATGCCGCATGACCTGATAAATGCAAAACCTGTGATGGCTGCAGTAAAGGAGTTTTTCGGCACAAGCCAATTAAGTCAGTTCATGGATCAGACTAATCCTTTGTCTGAGATTACACACAAGAGAAGACTTTCTGCTTTAGGTCCAGGAGGACTGACAAGAGAAAGAGCTGGTTTCGAGGTCAGAGATGTTCATCCAACGCATTACGGCAGAATATGTCCAGTTGAGACTCCAGAAGGTCCGAACATCGGGCTTATAACATCACTTGCATCATATGCAAGGGTTAATGACTTTGGTTTCATAGAGGTTCCATATAGAAAGGTTGTTAACGGAAAGGTTACGGGACAGGTTGATCTGTTGTCTGCAATCGATGGGGAAAAATATATCATTGCTGAGGCAACGACTCATTTAGATAAAGACGGGAAAATTGTCGGGGAGACAGTTTCTGCAAGAGTTGGCGGAGACTTCAGAATGGTTACTCCGCAGGAAGTTCATTATATGGATGTGTCTCCAAAGCAGATAGTGGGTGTGTCAGCAGCTCTTGTGCCATTTCTAGAAAATGACGATGCTAACAGAGCACTGATGGGCTCTAACATGCAGCGTCAGGCAGTGCCGTTGCTTTGTTCAGAGGCGCCTATTGTAGGAACAGGAATGGAACATGTTGCTGCAAGGGATTCAGGCGCGCTTGTACTGGCAAAAAGGGCAGGCATTATTGAGAGCATAGATGCAACCAGAATTGTTGTAAAGAGTATGGTGGAAGGCGGAGGCGTTGACATATACAATTTAATAAAATTTCAAAGATCGAATCAGGCCACATGCATAAACCAAAAACCTGTTGTTAATGTCGGCGACAAGGTTGGTAAAGGTGATGTGCTTGCAGACGGACCATGTACTGATAGAGGAGAACTCGCACTCGGCAAAAATATTCTTGTAGCATTCATGCCATGGGGAGGTTACAACTTTGAGGATGCTATACTCATAAGCGAAAGAATTGTAAAAGAAGATGTATTCACATCAGTTCATATAGAAGAATTTGAAGTAGAAGCTAGAGAAACAAAGCTTGGTCCCGAGGAAATTACAAGGGACATCCCGAATGTCGGCGAAGAAGCCCTGAAGGATCTGGATGACAGTGGAATTATAAGAATCGGAGCTGAAGTAAAACCCGGAGATATGCTTGTCGGAAAAGTAACTCCTAAAGGTGAAACCCAACTCACGCCTGAAGAAAAACTCCTTCGCGCAATATTTGGGGAAAAGGCCGAGGATGTAAAGGAAAACTGTCTTTATGTTCCGCCTGGGATAGAGGGAACAATCGTTGATGCAAGAGTCTTTTCAAAGAAAGGTTCAGAGAAAGATGTAAGGGCAAAGAGCATAGAAGACGATGACATCCTTAGACTTCAACGAGATCTTGAAGAAGAAGTCCGAATTGCAAAAGAAGACAAGGCAAAAAGGATCAGAGAGCTTCTCATTGATCAAAAGGTTATGGAGGATGTCAAGGATTCAAAGACAAAAGAAGTTATATGTCATAAAGGGAAGAAGCTTACAGATTCTCAGCTTGAGAGAGTCAAAAATGAGCACCTTATGAATATAAAGATAGCAGACAGCGATGTAATAGATAAAATAAGGGCTGTAGATGAAGAAACAACACAGCATATTCATTATCTTGAATCGCGCTATGACCAGAGTGTTGACAGAGTAAAAAGAGGCGACGAGCTTCAGCCTGGTGTAAGCAAAGTAGTTAAGGTTTACATTGCAATGAAACGCAAACTTCAGATCGGCGACAAAATGGCAGGAAGACACGGGAACAAAGGTGTTGTTTCTATGGTTATGCCTGAAGAGGATATGCCTTATCTTCCTGATGGAACACCTGTAGATGTTGTTTTAAATCCTCTCGGGGTTCCATCAAGAATGAATGTGGGGCAGGTTCTCGAAACCCATCTTGGCTGGGCTGCAAAGGCATTAGGTCTTCATGTTGCAACGCCAGTATTTGAAGGAGCAAATGAAAACGAGATTAAAGAACTCCTGAAGAAAGCAAATCTTCCTTCAACTGGACAGATAATGCTGAGTGATGGAAGGACAGGCGAGCCTTTTGACAGACCTGTTACAGTAGGACAGATGTATATGTTAAAACTTCATCATCTTGTTGATGATAAGATGCATGCACGTTCGATCGGACCATATTCGCTTGTCACACAGCAGCCGCTTGGAGGTAAGGCTCAGTTTGGAGGACAGAGACTTGGGGAGATGGAAGTTTGGGCGCTTGAGGCTTATGGCGCTGCATATACTTTACAGGAGTTCCTAACTGTCAAGAGCGATGATGTAACGGGAAGGACACGAATGTATGAAGCAATAGTTAAAGGTGATGCGACTTTGGAACCAGGTGTTCCTGAGTCTTTCCATGTTTTAATAAAAGAACTCCAGAGCTTGGCGCTTGATGTAGAGCTCTTAGAGAGAAAGGAAAAGGTGGACTAG
- the rpoC gene encoding DNA-directed RNA polymerase subunit beta', producing the protein MAEETYTVFQRPKNPTDFKAIRVKLASPEKIREWSYGEVKKPETINYRTFKPERDGLFCAKIFGPMKDWECICGKYKRMKHRGVVCDKCGVEVIQAKVRRHRLGHIELATPVAHIWFLKGVPSRIGTLLDMTMRHLEKVLYFESNVVIDKGDTNLKDKELLSEEDYKKKTAEFGPRFKAGMGAEAIRELLRRVDLDVLSKELKTKIKNASSIGIKKKLTKRLKVVEAFRSSGNKPEWMIMDVIPVLPPDLRPLVPLEGGRFATSDLNDLYRRVINRNNRLKRLMELKAPSVIIKNEKRMLQEAVDALFDNGRRSRVLKSSTKRPLKSLSDMIKGKQGRFRQNLLGKRVDYSGRSVIVVGPELNLHQCGIPKRMALELFKPMIFNKLEEKNFATTIKAAKKLVEKEIPEVWDALEEVIKEHPVLLNRAPTLHRLGIQAFDPVLVEGKAIKLHPLVCTAFNADFDGDQMAVHVPLSIEAQIEARVLMMSVNNILSPANGKPIVVPTQDMVLGIYYLTKARKGVKGEGKVFRDVEDVRIAYDSGMLDEHAAIKFKIDGKYVDTTSGRVLFSEIVPDVISFAAINKELTKKELARIIEFAYIKAGKRATVVFLDNLEKLGFKYATKSGISISMVDMHIPSKKPELIKEAEQEVIDVQKQYADGFITQGERYNKVIDIWANVTEKIAEEMMEELGAEEGKKFSEEELQERRSFNSVYMMADSGARGSTAQLRQLAGMRGLMAKPSGEIIETPITANFREGLTPVQYFISTHGARKGLADTALKTANSGYLTRRLVDVAQDVIIMEEDCGTTDGITVTSLIEGGEIIQPIEERILGRTLAEDLRDPISKDIVAKKNSPIDEELTLKIVEAGIDKIKIKSVLTCQSKFGACGLCYGRDLARGESVGLGESVGVIAAQSIGEPGTQLTMRTFHIGGAASKIVEQTVLETKNSGSIKFLNISTVKNREGLHVVINRNGSIAVVDAKGREKEKYPIVYGAKLLVSNGQKVDIGQRIVEWDPYSNPILTEVGGKIAFGDIVENVTVKEEVDEVTGLSHKVIIDYPTNMRPRLSIKDEHGKATLKIPSTNNLARYLLPAGAHIVVEKNSIVAPGDILAKMPRETSKTKDITGGLPRVAELFEARRPKEQAIVTEIDGMVEFRGAHKGMRVIVVRGSTESREYLIPKGKHVSVHEGDWVRAGEPLMDGAVNPHSILDILGPKELQRYLVDEVQKVYRLQGVTINDKHIEVIVRQMMKKVRIEDPGDTIFLIGEQVDRVAFKEENARVKAKGKKPAQGKPLLLGITKASLTTESFVSAASFQETTRVLTEAAINGLIDDLRGLKENVIMGRIIPGGTGIEKYYNTFVEREPQKPLFSSETPAAIEE; encoded by the coding sequence TTGGCAGAGGAAACCTATACAGTTTTTCAGAGACCAAAGAATCCTACGGATTTTAAGGCAATAAGGGTAAAACTTGCTTCTCCTGAGAAAATCAGAGAATGGTCGTATGGAGAGGTAAAAAAACCAGAGACAATAAACTACCGTACATTCAAACCTGAGAGAGACGGCCTCTTCTGTGCAAAAATTTTCGGTCCTATGAAGGACTGGGAATGTATATGCGGAAAATACAAGAGGATGAAGCACAGAGGAGTTGTCTGTGATAAGTGCGGCGTTGAAGTTATCCAGGCAAAGGTCAGAAGACACAGACTTGGACATATAGAGCTTGCAACTCCAGTAGCCCATATATGGTTCCTCAAAGGTGTGCCGAGCAGAATAGGAACTCTGCTTGATATGACCATGAGACACCTTGAAAAGGTTCTCTACTTTGAGAGCAATGTTGTTATTGACAAAGGCGATACCAATCTCAAGGATAAGGAGCTTCTTTCAGAAGAAGATTATAAGAAAAAGACTGCTGAATTTGGACCAAGGTTCAAGGCAGGTATGGGAGCTGAGGCAATAAGAGAGCTCCTCAGAAGGGTTGATCTCGATGTTCTCAGCAAAGAATTAAAAACAAAAATAAAAAACGCATCCTCTATTGGGATAAAAAAGAAACTCACTAAGAGGCTGAAGGTTGTAGAGGCATTCAGAAGTTCTGGAAACAAACCAGAGTGGATGATAATGGATGTTATTCCTGTTCTTCCTCCTGATCTCAGACCGCTTGTCCCGCTTGAGGGCGGAAGGTTTGCAACATCTGACCTCAATGATCTTTACAGAAGGGTCATAAACAGGAACAACAGATTAAAGAGACTTATGGAGCTCAAGGCGCCAAGCGTAATTATAAAGAACGAAAAGAGAATGCTCCAGGAAGCAGTTGATGCTTTGTTCGATAATGGAAGAAGAAGCAGAGTTCTGAAGAGTTCAACAAAAAGACCGCTCAAATCTTTGAGCGATATGATAAAAGGAAAGCAGGGCCGTTTCAGGCAGAACCTGCTTGGTAAGCGTGTTGATTATTCAGGCAGGTCAGTTATTGTCGTAGGTCCTGAACTTAATCTTCACCAGTGCGGTATTCCAAAGAGAATGGCTTTGGAACTATTCAAGCCGATGATATTCAATAAACTTGAGGAAAAGAATTTTGCAACAACAATAAAAGCAGCAAAAAAATTGGTTGAGAAGGAAATCCCAGAGGTATGGGATGCACTTGAAGAAGTTATAAAAGAACATCCTGTTCTCCTGAACCGTGCTCCAACCCTTCACAGACTTGGCATACAGGCATTTGATCCAGTGCTTGTTGAGGGCAAGGCTATCAAGCTTCATCCTCTGGTATGTACTGCTTTCAACGCTGATTTTGACGGTGACCAGATGGCTGTTCATGTGCCGTTGTCGATAGAGGCGCAGATAGAGGCAAGGGTGCTCATGATGTCTGTCAATAATATACTTTCGCCTGCAAACGGGAAGCCGATAGTTGTCCCTACACAGGATATGGTTTTGGGAATATATTATCTGACAAAAGCAAGAAAAGGTGTAAAGGGCGAAGGCAAGGTATTCAGAGATGTGGAAGATGTCAGAATTGCATACGATTCTGGAATGCTTGATGAGCATGCAGCCATAAAATTCAAAATTGACGGGAAGTATGTTGATACAACATCCGGAAGAGTATTGTTCAGTGAGATAGTTCCTGATGTAATATCTTTTGCGGCAATAAATAAAGAGCTTACGAAGAAAGAGCTTGCCAGGATAATCGAGTTTGCCTATATAAAGGCTGGAAAGAGAGCAACAGTTGTATTCCTTGATAATCTTGAAAAGCTTGGTTTTAAGTATGCTACAAAATCAGGGATATCGATATCAATGGTTGATATGCATATACCTTCCAAAAAGCCTGAACTTATTAAAGAGGCTGAGCAGGAAGTTATCGATGTGCAGAAACAATATGCAGACGGTTTTATAACACAGGGCGAACGTTACAACAAGGTTATAGACATATGGGCGAATGTTACTGAGAAGATAGCTGAAGAGATGATGGAAGAACTTGGAGCTGAAGAAGGCAAAAAGTTCTCTGAGGAAGAGCTTCAGGAAAGAAGATCATTCAACAGCGTCTATATGATGGCTGATTCCGGCGCAAGAGGAAGCACAGCGCAGTTGAGACAGTTGGCGGGTATGAGAGGGCTTATGGCAAAACCTTCAGGCGAGATCATCGAGACTCCTATTACCGCTAACTTCAGAGAAGGTCTTACACCAGTGCAGTATTTTATATCTACACATGGGGCAAGAAAAGGTCTTGCTGATACAGCGCTTAAGACAGCTAACTCAGGATATCTCACAAGAAGACTTGTCGATGTTGCTCAGGATGTAATCATTATGGAAGAAGATTGCGGAACAACTGACGGCATTACAGTTACATCCCTTATAGAAGGCGGCGAGATAATACAGCCTATAGAGGAGAGAATCTTGGGAAGGACTCTTGCAGAGGATTTGAGAGACCCAATTTCTAAAGATATAGTTGCCAAGAAAAACAGCCCGATAGATGAAGAACTGACACTGAAAATAGTTGAGGCAGGTATTGATAAGATTAAGATCAAGTCTGTTCTTACATGCCAGTCAAAATTCGGCGCTTGTGGTTTATGTTATGGCAGAGATTTGGCAAGAGGCGAGTCTGTTGGACTTGGCGAGTCTGTTGGTGTAATAGCTGCACAATCTATCGGCGAGCCTGGCACACAGCTTACAATGAGAACGTTCCATATTGGCGGAGCTGCTTCAAAAATTGTAGAACAAACAGTCCTTGAGACAAAGAACTCAGGTTCGATAAAGTTCTTGAATATAAGTACTGTTAAAAACAGAGAAGGTCTCCATGTTGTTATAAACAGAAACGGCAGCATTGCTGTTGTTGATGCAAAAGGAAGAGAAAAGGAAAAATATCCTATTGTTTACGGTGCAAAACTGCTCGTAAGCAATGGGCAGAAAGTTGATATTGGTCAAAGGATAGTTGAGTGGGATCCATACTCAAATCCAATTTTGACTGAGGTCGGCGGTAAAATCGCCTTTGGAGATATAGTAGAAAATGTAACTGTTAAAGAAGAAGTTGATGAGGTGACAGGTCTTTCACACAAGGTTATTATTGATTATCCGACAAACATGAGACCAAGACTCTCGATCAAGGACGAACACGGCAAGGCAACTCTAAAAATCCCAAGCACAAACAATCTGGCAAGATATCTGCTTCCAGCAGGCGCTCATATTGTGGTTGAGAAAAACAGTATTGTTGCACCAGGAGATATCCTTGCAAAGATGCCTAGGGAAACAAGCAAGACAAAGGACATAACAGGCGGTCTGCCAAGAGTTGCAGAACTTTTTGAGGCAAGACGTCCTAAGGAACAGGCAATCGTAACAGAGATTGATGGTATGGTTGAGTTCAGAGGCGCACATAAAGGTATGCGCGTTATTGTTGTTAGAGGAAGCACTGAGTCCAGAGAATACCTCATACCAAAAGGCAAGCACGTGAGTGTTCATGAGGGTGACTGGGTAAGGGCTGGCGAACCATTAATGGACGGCGCTGTTAACCCGCACAGTATTCTTGATATACTTGGGCCAAAGGAACTTCAGAGATATCTAGTCGATGAGGTACAGAAGGTTTACAGGCTCCAGGGTGTTACGATAAATGACAAACACATCGAGGTCATTGTAAGACAGATGATGAAGAAGGTAAGGATCGAAGATCCGGGAGACACCATATTCCTTATTGGCGAACAGGTTGATAGAGTGGCGTTCAAGGAAGAAAATGCCAGGGTGAAGGCAAAAGGCAAGAAGCCTGCTCAGGGAAAACCGCTGCTTCTTGGTATCACAAAGGCATCTCTTACAACAGAGAGTTTTGTGTCAGCAGCATCCTTCCAGGAGACAACAAGAGTTCTCACAGAGGCAGCGATCAACGGCTTGATTGATGATCTCAGAGGACTGAAAGAGAATGTGATAATGGGAAGAATTATTCCTGGCGGTACTGGCATTGAAAAATACTACAACACATTTGTGGAAAGAGAACCGCAGAAGCCTCTATTCTCTTCTGAAACACCTGCTGCAATAGAAGAATAG